From a single Buchnera aphidicola (Aphis craccivora) genomic region:
- the rsxA gene encoding electron transport complex subunit RsxA — MKSYFLFFISNILIDNFILVKFLGLCPFTGASNKLEIAVGISFSTIFVVFVSTMILWCINFLILSPFNLVYLRIIIYMLVISFLVQFLEIILRNTSPFLYRILGIFLPLITTNCAVLAIPLFCLYENYTFLDSIFYALSSSFGFALVMIIFASIRERILLSDVPVFFKGSPIILITISLISISFMGFRGLIKI, encoded by the coding sequence GTGAAAAGTTATTTTTTATTTTTTATATCAAATATATTAATTGATAATTTTATTTTAGTAAAGTTTCTTGGTTTATGTCCTTTTACAGGAGCTTCAAATAAATTAGAAATAGCAGTAGGTATTAGCTTTTCTACTATTTTTGTTGTTTTTGTATCTACTATGATTTTATGGTGTATTAATTTTTTGATTTTATCTCCATTTAATTTAGTTTATTTGAGAATTATTATATATATGTTAGTAATTTCATTTCTTGTGCAATTTTTAGAAATAATTTTACGTAATACTAGTCCTTTTTTATATCGTATACTTGGTATTTTTTTACCATTAATTACAACTAATTGTGCAGTTTTAGCAATTCCTTTATTTTGTTTATATGAAAATTATACATTTTTAGATTCAATTTTTTACGCACTTAGTTCTTCTTTTGGATTTGCTTTGGTTATGATTATATTTGCAAGCATTAGAGAACGTATATTATTATCTGATGTTCCTGTGTTTTTTAAAGGCTCTCCTATTATTCTTATCACGATAAGTTTGATTTCTATTTCATTTATGGGATTTAGAGGTTTAATAAAAATTTAA
- the hisIE gene encoding bifunctional phosphoribosyl-AMP cyclohydrolase/phosphoribosyl-ATP diphosphatase HisIE: MSIKQKKLLKLDWNKVHGMIPTIIQDYLSNEILMHGYMNEEALLKTQKEGFVTFYSRGKKRLWTKGETSGNFLKVIEITTDCDNDSLLILAEPTGKTCHLDKKSCFSLKGDYLSFLYELERIIEDRKNNYIKNSYTSNLYKSGTQRIAQKVGEEAVETILAAMKKDANELINESSDLIYHLLVLLHNQNLNFNLIIENLKKRKTIRS; this comes from the coding sequence ATGTCAATAAAACAAAAAAAACTATTAAAATTAGATTGGAATAAAGTGCATGGTATGATTCCTACAATTATTCAAGATTATCTATCTAATGAAATACTTATGCATGGTTACATGAATGAAGAAGCTCTTTTAAAAACACAAAAAGAAGGTTTTGTTACTTTTTATTCTCGTGGTAAAAAAAGATTATGGACAAAAGGAGAAACTTCAGGGAATTTTTTAAAAGTCATAGAAATAACTACAGATTGTGATAATGATTCATTATTAATTTTAGCTGAGCCTACTGGAAAAACATGTCATTTAGACAAAAAAAGTTGTTTTTCTTTAAAAGGTGATTATTTATCTTTTCTTTATGAATTAGAAAGAATAATAGAAGATAGAAAAAATAATTATATAAAAAATTCATATACGTCTAATTTATATAAATCTGGAACCCAACGAATAGCACAAAAAGTAGGTGAAGAAGCTGTAGAAACAATATTAGCTGCTATGAAAAAAGATGCAAATGAATTAATTAATGAATCTTCAGATTTAATTTATCATTTGCTTGTATTACTACATAATCAAAATTTAAATTTTAATTTAATTATTGAAAACTTAAAAAAAAGAAAAACAATAAGATCTTAA
- a CDS encoding RnfABCDGE type electron transport complex subunit B yields the protein MSIIIIILIFSIFSFILGLILSYVNYIFPIKTDSIINKINSELPQSQCGKCGYPGCYPYAKAIINKNEKINKCIPGGEQLILTITKLLNLDKNVENINFKNKSLLYTTVKIDEKNCIGCSKCAAFCPVDAIIGAPNFMHTVVQKFCTGCNICLSHCPTNCIKIIKE from the coding sequence ATGTCTATAATAATAATTATTTTAATTTTTTCTATTTTTTCTTTTATATTGGGTTTAATACTTTCATATGTTAATTATATTTTTCCTATAAAAACAGATTCTATAATAAATAAAATTAATTCCGAATTACCTCAAAGTCAATGCGGTAAATGTGGATATCCAGGTTGTTATCCTTACGCAAAAGCAATTATAAATAAAAATGAAAAAATTAATAAGTGTATACCTGGAGGAGAGCAGCTTATATTAACAATTACTAAATTATTAAATTTAGATAAAAATGTAGAAAATATAAATTTTAAAAACAAATCACTTTTATATACAACAGTAAAAATTGATGAAAAAAATTGTATAGGATGCTCTAAATGCGCTGCTTTTTGTCCGGTAGATGCAATAATTGGAGCTCCTAATTTTATGCATACAGTAGTACAAAAATTTTGTACTGGTTGTAACATTTGTTTATCACATTGCCCAACTAATTGCATTAAAATTATTAAAGAATAA
- the dcd gene encoding dCTP deaminase — MRLCDQDIEEWLIQKKLVITPYPKKELINGITVDIHLGNKFRIFYEHTISCVDLSSSQEKISKNLTKVMSNEKLFSKKNPFFLKPKSLVLFSTLESITLPDNLVGWLDGRSSLARLGLMIHVTSHRIDPGWNGNIVLEIFNAGNLTLVLTPKIKIAALSFELLDKSVMRSYSRRSESKYKIQTGVVPSRIYEE; from the coding sequence ATGCGTTTATGTGATCAAGATATTGAAGAATGGTTAATTCAGAAAAAATTAGTTATTACACCTTATCCAAAGAAAGAACTTATTAATGGAATTACTGTTGATATACATCTTGGAAATAAATTTCGTATATTTTATGAACATACTATATCTTGTGTGGATTTAAGTAGTTCACAAGAAAAAATATCTAAAAATTTAACAAAAGTAATGAGTAATGAAAAATTATTTTCTAAAAAAAATCCATTTTTTTTAAAACCAAAATCTTTAGTATTGTTTTCAACTTTAGAAAGTATTACTTTACCGGATAATTTAGTTGGTTGGTTAGATGGAAGGTCTTCTTTAGCGAGACTCGGTTTGATGATTCATGTCACCTCTCATAGAATTGATCCGGGCTGGAATGGCAATATAGTTTTAGAAATTTTTAATGCTGGAAATTTAACATTAGTATTAACTCCAAAAATTAAAATTGCTGCATTAAGTTTTGAATTACTCGATAAGTCAGTTATGCGTTCTTATAGTAGGCGTTCTGAATCAAAATATAAAATTCAAACCGGAGTAGTTCCTAGTCGTATTTATGAAGAATAA
- the metG gene encoding methionine--tRNA ligase — protein MSITSRKILVTCALPYANGSIHIGHMLEHIQADIWVRYQRMRGHEVWFISSDDAHGTAVMLRSKDSGISEKQLIKNIHKEHKIDFMNFNISYDNYHNTHSIENLFLVRKIFSSLNNKKLLNKKKIIQFYDNKEKIFLPDRFIKGTCPVCYQENQYGDICELCGSIYEPIDLIDSISVISGTSPILKETEHLYFNLPAFSEMLNKWIYSGVLEGSIIKKTEEWLKSGLKTWCISRDAPYFGFKIPNCLNKYFYVWLDAPIGYISSFKNLCLKNKNLNFNEFWNVNSKCELYHFIGKDIIYFHTLFWPAILEASSFRKPNGIFVHGHLTFNGLKLSKSKGYLIKASNWLECFDSDSLRYYYASKLTNNINDIEMNLDDFVYKINSDIVNKLVNLASRSASFINKYFNGYLSDELDDYNLYNSFANTKKKIENFFENRKFSAIVQSSMNLLDIANQYINEKKPWTIQKNIEKNNKLHMICTMGINLFRIIMIFLKPILPILSKKTEFFLISSLVWNDIHKPLLSQKIKDFPRLYERINSDQILKLLKLSN, from the coding sequence ATGTCTATTACATCTAGAAAAATATTAGTTACTTGCGCTTTACCATATGCTAATGGTTCTATCCATATAGGACATATGCTTGAACATATCCAAGCAGATATTTGGGTTCGTTACCAAAGAATGCGAGGTCATGAAGTTTGGTTTATTTCTTCTGATGATGCGCATGGCACAGCTGTTATGTTACGTTCTAAAGATTCAGGAATATCAGAAAAACAGTTAATAAAAAATATTCACAAAGAGCATAAAATAGATTTTATGAATTTTAATATTTCTTATGATAATTATCATAATACACACAGTATAGAAAATTTATTTTTAGTTAGAAAAATATTTTCTTCTTTAAATAATAAGAAACTTTTAAATAAGAAAAAAATTATTCAATTTTATGATAATAAAGAAAAAATATTTCTTCCAGATAGGTTTATTAAAGGAACATGTCCTGTTTGTTATCAAGAAAATCAATATGGAGATATTTGTGAATTATGTGGTTCAATTTATGAACCTATAGATTTAATTGATTCTATTTCAGTAATTTCTGGAACTTCTCCAATTCTGAAAGAAACCGAGCATTTATATTTTAATTTACCAGCTTTTTCAGAAATGTTAAATAAATGGATATATTCTGGAGTTTTAGAAGGGTCAATAATCAAAAAAACAGAAGAATGGTTAAAATCAGGTTTAAAAACATGGTGTATTTCTCGTGATGCTCCATATTTTGGTTTTAAAATTCCAAATTGTTTAAATAAATATTTTTATGTTTGGTTAGATGCTCCTATTGGTTATATAAGTTCATTTAAAAATCTTTGTTTAAAAAACAAAAATTTAAATTTTAATGAATTTTGGAATGTAAATTCTAAATGTGAATTGTATCATTTTATTGGAAAAGATATTATTTATTTTCATACGTTATTTTGGCCTGCAATATTAGAAGCCTCTTCTTTTCGAAAACCTAATGGTATTTTTGTACATGGTCATCTTACATTTAACGGGCTAAAATTATCTAAATCTAAAGGTTATTTAATTAAAGCGTCAAATTGGTTAGAGTGTTTTGATTCTGATAGTCTTCGTTATTATTATGCAAGTAAATTAACAAATAATATTAATGATATTGAAATGAATTTAGATGACTTTGTATATAAAATTAATAGTGATATTGTAAATAAGTTAGTAAATTTGGCATCAAGAAGTGCTAGCTTTATTAACAAATATTTTAATGGATATTTATCCGATGAACTAGATGATTATAACTTATATAATTCTTTTGCTAATACAAAGAAAAAAATTGAAAATTTTTTTGAAAATAGAAAGTTTAGCGCAATTGTTCAAAGTTCTATGAACTTATTAGACATAGCAAATCAATATATAAATGAAAAAAAACCTTGGACGATTCAAAAAAACATAGAAAAAAATAATAAATTACATATGATTTGTACTATGGGAATTAATTTATTTAGAATAATTATGATTTTCTTAAAACCTATTTTACCTATTTTATCTAAAAAAACAGAATTTTTTTTGATTTCAAGTCTCGTTTGGAATGATATTCATAAACCATTATTATCTCAAAAAATAAAAGATTTTCCAAGATTATATGAAAGAATAAATTCTGATCAAATATTAAAATTATTAAAATTATCCAATTAA
- the gndA gene encoding NADP-dependent phosphogluconate dehydrogenase has translation MLKQQIGVVGMAVMGRNLALNIESKNYRVSIFNRTKLITEEVAQKNKNKNIFPYFSIKDFINSLIKPRCILLMVKAGSPTDDTISSILPYLEKGDILIDGGNTFYKDTIRRNNDLLKKGIHFIGMGVSGGEFGALHGPSIMPGGSKEAYKLISPILKDISAKFKKESCVTYIGPNGSGHYVKMIHNGIEYGDMQLISESYFILKNLLNLNNEELSNIFADWNKGELNSYLIEITKNIFLKKDHKNRYLLDLILDQAEDKGTGKWISKNALELREPLALITESVFSRYLSSLKEQRIFASKILKGPALKYISVENKKEFIENVRRALYLGKIISYAQGFSQLKKASEKYSWNLKYGEIAKIFREGCIIRASFLEKITDAFNINNNISNLLLTPYFSKISNEYEKSLRKIVIYGIKYGIPIPAFSSAISYYDSYRTSSSSANLIQAQRDYFGAHTYKRIDKSGYFHTDWLLKE, from the coding sequence ATGTTAAAGCAACAAATTGGTGTTGTAGGTATGGCTGTAATGGGTCGAAATTTAGCATTAAATATTGAAAGTAAAAATTACCGTGTATCTATTTTTAATAGAACTAAATTAATAACAGAAGAAGTGGCTCAAAAAAATAAAAATAAAAATATTTTCCCATATTTTTCCATTAAAGATTTTATAAATTCTTTAATAAAACCAAGATGTATTTTGTTAATGGTAAAAGCAGGTTCGCCTACAGATGACACTATATCATCTATTCTTCCTTATTTAGAAAAAGGAGATATATTAATTGATGGAGGTAATACTTTTTATAAAGATACTATTAGAAGAAATAATGATCTTCTTAAAAAAGGTATACACTTTATTGGAATGGGAGTTTCTGGCGGAGAATTTGGTGCGTTACATGGTCCTTCTATTATGCCAGGTGGATCAAAAGAAGCATATAAACTTATCTCCCCTATCTTAAAAGATATATCTGCTAAATTTAAAAAAGAATCTTGTGTTACATATATCGGTCCTAATGGTTCTGGACATTATGTTAAAATGATTCACAATGGAATTGAATACGGTGATATGCAATTAATTTCAGAATCATATTTTATCTTAAAAAATTTATTAAATTTAAATAATGAAGAACTTTCAAATATATTTGCTGATTGGAATAAAGGAGAATTAAACAGTTATTTAATTGAAATAACAAAAAATATTTTTCTTAAAAAAGATCATAAGAATCGTTATTTATTAGATTTAATTTTAGATCAAGCGGAGGATAAAGGTACTGGTAAATGGATTAGTAAAAATGCTTTAGAGCTTAGAGAACCGCTTGCATTAATTACAGAATCAGTTTTTTCAAGATATTTGTCTTCACTTAAAGAACAACGTATTTTTGCCTCAAAAATATTGAAAGGACCTGCTTTAAAATATATATCAGTTGAAAATAAGAAGGAATTTATTGAAAACGTTCGAAGAGCTTTATATTTAGGTAAAATTATTTCTTATGCGCAAGGTTTTTCTCAATTAAAAAAAGCATCAGAAAAATATTCTTGGAATTTAAAATATGGTGAAATTGCTAAAATTTTTAGAGAAGGATGTATTATTCGAGCTAGTTTTTTAGAAAAAATAACAGATGCATTTAATATTAATAATAATATATCTAACTTATTATTAACACCTTATTTTTCAAAAATATCTAATGAATATGAAAAATCTTTACGAAAAATTGTTATATATGGAATAAAATATGGAATTCCTATCCCTGCCTTTTCTTCTGCTATATCATATTATGACAGTTATCGCACTTCTTCTTCATCAGCTAATTTAATTCAAGCTCAAAGAGATTATTTTGGAGCACATACTTATAAAAGAATTGATAAATCAGGATATTTTCATACAGATTGGTTGCTTAAAGAATAA
- the tilS gene encoding tRNA lysidine(34) synthetase TilS yields MVQVHSNVIKNNIYLKPGDSYLIQDIIAKYKYKLFLIAYSGGMDSTVLLYQLLKIKQTNDQIKIRAIHINHNIHTQSEKWQNHCIRTCKKNDIPLIIEKININITKNIEEKLRIKRYNLIYNHLLNKEILLTGHHLNDQCETFFLSLKRGSGPTGLSSMSYETIFGKTKIVRPFLKITKKELEKWANLNKLTWIEDITNLNINYDRNFIRHKILPILEKKWPFFLKNCFRTTIICHEETKLKNIFLKEKIQKFLHCNDSLKIENFKNLQEELCKSLIRYWISLKNVKLPSYKIIQRIYNEIVYNQKNANIKVTIEKNEIRSYKKYLYFIKITKSIKDMIVFWHDTNRKLTLPNNLGYIIKNNKEEGINIPIPKNNELINIRFQHKGKILIIGRQKRRNIKKIWQEHNIPPWLRNQIPLLFYNDQLISALGVFVINQKIKNLKKNNQNTWNISWISTIQFSFYNNFLFN; encoded by the coding sequence GTGGTTCAAGTCCACTCGAACGTAATAAAAAATAACATATATTTAAAACCAGGCGATTCTTATTTGATTCAAGATATTATTGCAAAATATAAATATAAGCTATTCTTAATAGCATATAGTGGTGGAATGGATTCTACAGTATTATTATATCAATTATTAAAAATTAAACAAACAAACGATCAAATTAAAATACGTGCTATTCATATTAATCATAATATTCATACTCAATCAGAAAAATGGCAAAATCACTGTATTCGCACTTGTAAAAAAAATGATATACCATTAATTATTGAAAAAATAAATATAAATATTACAAAAAATATTGAAGAAAAATTACGTATTAAAAGATATAACTTAATTTATAACCATTTATTGAATAAAGAAATATTACTTACAGGGCATCATTTAAATGATCAATGTGAAACATTTTTTTTATCTCTAAAAAGAGGCAGTGGTCCTACTGGATTATCTTCAATGTCTTATGAAACAATTTTTGGAAAAACTAAAATTGTTCGTCCTTTTTTAAAAATAACAAAAAAAGAACTTGAAAAATGGGCTAATCTAAATAAATTAACATGGATCGAAGATATTACTAACTTGAATATAAATTATGATCGTAATTTTATAAGACATAAAATACTTCCAATTTTAGAAAAAAAATGGCCGTTTTTTTTAAAAAATTGTTTTCGTACCACTATAATATGTCACGAAGAAACTAAATTAAAAAATATTTTTCTAAAAGAAAAAATTCAAAAATTTCTTCACTGTAATGATTCTTTAAAAATTGAAAATTTTAAAAATTTACAAGAAGAATTATGTAAATCATTAATTCGATATTGGATTTCTTTAAAAAACGTTAAATTACCATCATATAAAATTATCCAACGTATATACAATGAAATTGTATATAATCAAAAAAACGCTAATATAAAAGTGACTATTGAAAAAAATGAAATAAGATCCTATAAAAAATATCTTTATTTTATTAAAATAACAAAAAGTATTAAAGATATGATTGTATTTTGGCATGATACTAATCGTAAATTAACTCTTCCTAATAATCTAGGATATATTATAAAAAACAATAAAGAAGAAGGAATAAACATACCAATACCAAAAAATAATGAATTAATTAATATTCGCTTTCAACATAAAGGAAAAATATTAATTATAGGGAGACAAAAAAGAAGAAATATCAAAAAAATTTGGCAAGAACATAATATTCCTCCTTGGTTACGTAATCAAATCCCTCTTTTATTTTACAACGATCAATTAATTAGTGCACTAGGCGTATTTGTTATTAATCAGAAAATTAAAAATCTAAAAAAAAATAATCAAAATACATGGAATATATCCTGGATAAGTACTATTCAATTTAGTTTTTATAATAATTTTTTATTTAATTAA
- a CDS encoding riboflavin synthase subunit alpha yields MFTGIVNGIAQVISIDKKKQLYTYTINFPSVLLNKLQLGASVSHNGCCLTVKKIDNCYVIFDVMKITLEHTNLGFLNIGDYINIERSVKYGDEIGGHIVSGHIMNTAEIFKILKSDNNYIIWIKVKHLSLMKYIFYKGFICIDGISLTIVNVIKNMFCVSIIPETLSLTTIGYKKVGELVNIEIDLYTQITVDTTERLLNNFLIAYK; encoded by the coding sequence ATGTTTACAGGTATTGTTAATGGAATTGCTCAAGTTATTTCTATAGATAAGAAAAAACAATTATATACTTATACCATTAATTTTCCATCTGTTCTATTAAATAAATTACAACTTGGAGCTTCAGTTTCGCACAATGGATGTTGTTTAACAGTAAAAAAAATTGATAACTGTTATGTGATTTTTGACGTAATGAAAATAACACTTGAACATACCAATTTAGGATTTTTAAATATAGGAGATTACATTAACATTGAAAGATCTGTTAAGTATGGTGATGAAATTGGAGGGCATATAGTATCTGGTCATATTATGAATACTGCTGAAATATTTAAAATATTAAAATCAGATAATAATTATATTATATGGATTAAAGTAAAACATTTATCTTTAATGAAATATATTTTTTATAAAGGTTTTATTTGTATAGATGGAATCAGTTTAACGATTGTTAATGTTATTAAAAATATGTTTTGTGTAAGTATAATACCAGAAACATTATCTTTAACAACAATAGGTTATAAAAAAGTTGGAGAATTAGTTAATATTGAAATCGATTTATATACTCAAATAACTGTAGATACAACAGAACGGTTGCTTAATAATTTTCTTATTGCATACAAATAA
- the hisF gene encoding imidazole glycerol phosphate synthase subunit HisF, with translation MLAKRIIACLDVSNGVVVKGVQFKNHQIVGDIISLSKRYTKEGIDELVFYDITAATNNTIVDRSWIEKVAEVINIPFCVAGGIRSVEDAKDILSFGADKISINSSALIDPTLITRISDRFGVQCMVVGVDSWFDKSSKQYMVQQYTGDVNRTYQTNWTTFNWIKQAQKYGAGEIVLNMMNQDGLQNGYDLLQLKKVKKICKVPLIASGGAGNLQHFYEALHYSNVDGVLAASVFHKNIVSIKYLKDFLIQQGIEIRKCQ, from the coding sequence ATGTTGGCAAAACGAATAATAGCATGCCTTGATGTTAGTAATGGTGTTGTAGTAAAAGGTGTTCAATTTAAAAATCATCAAATTGTAGGCGATATAATTTCTTTATCTAAGCGTTACACAAAAGAAGGTATTGATGAATTAGTGTTTTATGACATAACTGCAGCAACTAATAACACAATAGTTGATAGAAGTTGGATTGAAAAAGTTGCAGAAGTAATTAATATTCCTTTCTGTGTAGCTGGTGGAATTAGAAGTGTAGAAGACGCAAAAGATATATTATCATTTGGAGCGGATAAAATATCAATTAATTCTTCTGCTTTAATTGATCCTACTTTAATAACAAGAATTTCAGATCGTTTTGGGGTACAATGTATGGTTGTTGGTGTCGATTCATGGTTTGATAAATCCAGCAAACAATATATGGTACAGCAATATACAGGTGATGTTAATCGCACTTATCAAACTAATTGGACAACATTTAATTGGATAAAACAAGCTCAGAAATATGGTGCTGGAGAAATTGTTTTAAATATGATGAATCAAGATGGATTACAAAATGGATATGATTTATTACAATTAAAAAAAGTGAAAAAAATATGTAAAGTACCTTTAATAGCATCAGGTGGAGCTGGAAATTTACAGCATTTTTATGAAGCGCTACATTATTCTAATGTAGATGGTGTATTAGCTGCTTCTGTATTTCATAAAAATATAGTTAGTATAAAATATTTAAAAGATTTTTTAATTCAGCAAGGAATAGAGATTCGAAAATGTCAATAA
- the rsxC gene encoding electron transport complex subunit RsxC codes for MKKKYNFLGGVECISIKEESNNHILSYLPNPKEFFVYIKYNTLKKNMLRVKIHQKVLCGEPLTFGDCFSVPVHSPTSGLIKDIEFYSNYIGFNKENIKITIISDCLDQWVRLKKINNYKLYSAQNLIKIIYQLGVVGLGGAHFSSSKKLMLSINKVHTLVVNAIESDPYITADYCLMNNYLNEIFTGCEIISWISKVKCIYIVIQEDKIELIAQIKLLIKNKKLFQIYIFKKKYPAGSSKIIIKSLTGKEIPYGKHSIDVGYLIFNVSTVYAIKRAVINGEPLIQRIVSFYNYKNNLSKNFLIRIGTPINFFLNYLKIKNNLDYIIYIGGAFMNNLLFDLNYSISKDTNCISIRKREKKEEQSINYSCINCGYCVQVCPVNLLPQKLYLYSKNNNHEKTKEFYIMDCIECQICEKVCPSNIPLVKYFKMEKMTQNKIRIEIQRKKMFFNHFKKREERILNQKKFFYKNKNDFNNKNLIKSNTLEKTLKTECVDKEEIEKNIRKEILRSSIKRAKLKNKTL; via the coding sequence ATAAAAAAAAAATATAATTTTTTAGGTGGAGTAGAATGCATATCAATAAAAGAAGAATCCAATAATCATATTCTTAGTTATCTCCCTAATCCTAAAGAGTTTTTTGTTTATATAAAATACAATACTTTAAAAAAAAATATGTTAAGAGTAAAAATTCATCAAAAAGTATTATGTGGTGAACCTTTAACTTTTGGTGATTGCTTCAGTGTTCCTGTTCATTCTCCTACTTCAGGTTTAATTAAAGATATTGAATTTTATTCTAATTATATTGGTTTTAACAAAGAAAATATAAAAATTACAATTATATCTGATTGCTTAGATCAATGGGTTAGATTAAAAAAAATTAATAATTATAAATTATATTCTGCTCAAAATTTAATAAAAATTATTTATCAATTAGGTGTAGTAGGGCTTGGAGGTGCTCATTTTTCTTCTTCTAAAAAATTAATGTTAAGCATTAACAAAGTACATACATTAGTTGTAAATGCAATTGAAAGTGATCCATATATAACTGCTGATTATTGTTTAATGAATAACTATTTAAATGAAATATTTACAGGATGTGAAATTATATCTTGGATATCTAAAGTAAAGTGTATTTATATTGTTATTCAAGAAGATAAAATTGAATTAATTGCACAAATTAAATTATTAATTAAAAATAAAAAATTATTTCAAATTTATATTTTTAAAAAAAAATATCCTGCAGGTAGTAGTAAAATTATAATTAAATCTTTAACAGGAAAGGAAATTCCTTATGGAAAACATTCTATAGATGTAGGTTATCTTATTTTTAATGTTTCGACTGTATATGCTATTAAAAGAGCTGTTATTAACGGAGAACCATTAATTCAAAGAATCGTCAGTTTTTATAATTATAAAAATAATTTATCTAAAAATTTTTTAATTAGGATAGGCACTCCTATAAATTTCTTTTTGAATTATTTAAAGATTAAAAATAATTTAGACTATATAATATATATAGGAGGTGCATTTATGAATAATTTACTTTTTGATTTAAATTATTCAATATCAAAAGACACAAATTGCATTTCAATAAGAAAACGTGAAAAAAAAGAAGAACAGTCTATTAATTATTCATGTATTAATTGTGGCTATTGTGTTCAAGTATGTCCAGTTAATTTATTGCCGCAAAAATTATATTTATATTCTAAAAATAACAATCATGAAAAAACAAAAGAATTTTATATTATGGATTGTATTGAGTGTCAAATTTGTGAAAAAGTTTGTCCTAGCAATATTCCATTAGTAAAATATTTTAAGATGGAAAAGATGACGCAAAATAAAATACGTATAGAAATTCAGCGAAAAAAAATGTTTTTTAATCATTTTAAAAAACGAGAAGAAAGAATATTAAATCAAAAAAAATTTTTTTATAAAAATAAAAATGATTTTAATAATAAAAATTTGATTAAGTCTAATACTTTAGAAAAAACATTAAAAACAGAATGTGTTGATAAAGAAGAAATAGAAAAAAATATTAGAAAAGAAATATTGAGATCTTCAATAAAACGTGCAAAATTAAAAAATAAAACTTTATAA